Proteins encoded together in one Oceanobacillus iheyensis HTE831 window:
- a CDS encoding efflux RND transporter permease subunit, producing MKLVNTSVKRPIGVIMVVLAIIALGVVSLRNLAVDLFPEIDLPVAVVATSYQDAAPEDVENLISRPIESSVSSVEGIDTVQSQSQSGSSMVMMMFQNGTDLDQALLDVREQVDQVKGMLPDQAGDPNILRFSPEAMPVVYLGLTGGDTAELTEIANEQIVPYFERQAGVASVSVEGGLEREIQVELDEARMSQYGITSQSVMQAISDSNNSSSVGTVEQGNQDLQLRVTGEFESINDIEETRIQTEAGDVIQVSDVATVNDDFKDRSSDTLVDGEPAIVLSVMKQTDANTVEVASNIESSMEDLKGDLPEGANLKTVIDTSDFIEMSIDSVINNILIGGAIAFLILLLFLKSFRATIVIGLSIPIALISTFTLMYFTGQTLNVLTLGGLALGIGMMVDSSIIILENIYSYKRRGYNLFDSATKGASELAPAVIASTTTTLVVFLPIIFVEGLSADLFAPLALAVSFSLIASLVVAITLVPMLSSKLLSKAMEDKGRRYWFDRFLDWLRELYSGGLSRVLKFRKTTVLVVILAIAGSLALIPRMGAEFMPSSDQGQAQITVETAPGSSLAYTQTISDQVNEVLSQYDDVIETSYVTVGATGFESGNQASYTIQMTPVAEREQTTTQIVQNLDDELQHIAGAEIVASAMDGGMQMGDPITIQLNGQEHEVLSDLSEEVLQEINQVDGVFNASSAASEGIPQMTITVDDAVARSYGLTSDQVSSQIRMKFSGQVVTQYREDGQEMDVTLVYPQEERNTINDLQDMSIQSPSGAKVPLDELVELEQEQGPESLLRENQQPQMNITSDVVDRDLGSVVSDVESALDNIHFPEGYSYSIGGQAADMEEAFAELAIALVFSIFLVYAVMAIQFENLLQPFIIMFALPTTVIGVIGGLWITGLSLSIPAFIGVIMLAGIVVNNSIVLVDYINILRRRGTDRIESIIEAGKSRLRPILMTTLTTILAMVPLGLGIGEGAELQQPLAVTIIFGLTVSSFFTLLFVPVIYLMFDNMTTKFRRKKKEA from the coding sequence TTGAAGCTAGTAAATACATCCGTAAAACGACCAATCGGAGTGATTATGGTTGTTTTAGCAATCATTGCTTTAGGCGTCGTCTCATTGAGAAACTTAGCTGTAGATCTTTTTCCTGAGATTGATTTACCAGTAGCTGTTGTAGCAACAAGTTATCAAGATGCTGCTCCTGAAGATGTCGAAAATTTAATAAGTAGACCAATTGAATCATCTGTAAGTTCCGTGGAGGGAATTGACACTGTACAGTCTCAGTCTCAATCAGGCTCATCAATGGTAATGATGATGTTTCAAAATGGGACAGACTTAGATCAGGCATTATTAGATGTCCGGGAGCAAGTTGATCAAGTAAAAGGTATGTTGCCTGATCAGGCTGGTGATCCTAATATACTCCGTTTTAGCCCAGAAGCTATGCCAGTAGTTTATTTAGGATTAACTGGAGGAGATACAGCTGAATTAACCGAAATTGCTAATGAGCAAATTGTTCCTTATTTTGAAAGACAAGCAGGGGTTGCTTCTGTATCGGTCGAAGGTGGCCTAGAACGAGAGATTCAGGTTGAACTGGATGAAGCGCGCATGTCACAATATGGAATCACCTCTCAATCCGTCATGCAAGCTATCTCAGATTCCAATAACTCTTCTTCAGTTGGAACGGTAGAGCAAGGGAATCAAGACTTGCAATTACGTGTAACGGGAGAATTTGAATCTATAAATGATATAGAAGAAACAAGAATTCAAACGGAAGCTGGCGATGTTATTCAAGTATCGGATGTAGCTACAGTAAATGATGATTTTAAAGATAGAAGCTCCGATACATTAGTGGATGGAGAACCCGCTATTGTATTATCGGTAATGAAACAAACCGATGCCAATACAGTAGAAGTAGCTAGTAATATTGAATCTTCTATGGAAGACTTGAAAGGAGATCTTCCAGAAGGAGCGAATTTAAAAACAGTAATTGATACATCTGATTTTATTGAAATGTCGATTGACTCTGTTATTAATAATATTTTAATCGGTGGAGCAATTGCTTTTCTTATTCTATTATTATTCTTGAAAAGTTTCCGAGCGACAATCGTTATCGGATTGTCGATTCCAATTGCGCTAATTTCTACATTCACATTAATGTATTTTACAGGACAAACGTTGAATGTATTAACATTAGGTGGGTTAGCACTTGGAATTGGGATGATGGTAGATAGTTCAATCATTATCTTAGAAAATATATATTCGTATAAAAGAAGAGGATATAATCTGTTTGATTCTGCTACAAAGGGTGCATCTGAATTAGCACCAGCAGTTATCGCCTCTACAACGACTACGTTAGTTGTATTTTTACCAATTATTTTTGTAGAAGGGTTATCTGCGGATTTATTCGCTCCATTAGCACTAGCAGTGTCATTCTCATTAATTGCTTCCCTTGTTGTAGCAATTACCTTAGTACCGATGTTATCCTCTAAATTGTTATCGAAAGCAATGGAAGACAAAGGTAGAAGATATTGGTTCGATCGTTTTCTTGATTGGTTACGAGAACTTTATAGTGGTGGTTTAAGTCGCGTACTGAAGTTTAGAAAGACGACCGTACTCGTAGTCATTCTTGCAATAGCAGGAAGTCTTGCTCTAATCCCGCGCATGGGTGCAGAATTTATGCCGTCTTCCGATCAAGGTCAGGCACAAATTACGGTTGAGACTGCTCCAGGAAGTAGTCTAGCTTATACCCAAACCATCTCTGATCAAGTAAACGAAGTCCTAAGTCAGTATGATGATGTTATCGAAACAAGCTATGTTACTGTCGGTGCAACAGGTTTTGAATCTGGGAATCAGGCTTCGTATACGATTCAGATGACCCCAGTAGCAGAACGTGAGCAGACAACGACACAAATCGTCCAAAATCTTGATGATGAATTACAGCATATTGCTGGTGCTGAAATTGTAGCCAGTGCAATGGACGGCGGAATGCAAATGGGTGATCCCATTACGATTCAATTAAATGGACAAGAGCATGAAGTGTTAAGTGATTTATCCGAAGAAGTACTACAGGAAATAAATCAAGTTGATGGTGTATTTAATGCATCTTCTGCTGCTTCAGAGGGTATTCCACAAATGACGATTACGGTAGATGATGCCGTTGCAAGAAGTTACGGGCTCACTTCAGATCAAGTGAGTAGTCAAATCCGAATGAAGTTCTCCGGACAAGTGGTGACACAATACCGTGAGGATGGACAGGAAATGGATGTAACGCTTGTATATCCTCAAGAAGAACGAAACACCATTAATGATTTACAAGATATGTCTATTCAGTCACCATCAGGTGCAAAAGTGCCGTTGGATGAATTAGTGGAATTAGAACAAGAGCAAGGACCTGAATCATTACTCAGAGAAAATCAACAACCACAAATGAATATCACTTCAGATGTTGTTGATCGAGATTTAGGAAGTGTCGTTTCTGATGTAGAATCAGCATTAGATAATATTCATTTTCCTGAAGGGTATAGCTATTCAATTGGAGGTCAAGCTGCAGACATGGAAGAGGCATTTGCGGAATTAGCGATTGCATTAGTATTCTCTATATTCCTCGTATATGCAGTGATGGCAATCCAATTTGAAAATCTATTGCAGCCATTTATTATCATGTTTGCTTTACCTACAACAGTTATTGGAGTTATCGGTGGACTTTGGATTACAGGATTATCGTTAAGTATTCCAGCATTTATCGGTGTAATTATGCTAGCCGGTATAGTGGTGAATAATTCGATTGTACTTGTCGACTATATAAATATTTTACGAAGACGAGGAACAGATCGCATCGAATCAATAATTGAAGCAGGTAAATCTCGACTCCGTCCAATTCTAATGACGACTTTAACAACTATTTTAGCGATGGTACCATTGGGATTAGGAATTGGAGAAGGAGCCGAATTACAACAACCGCTCGCGG
- a CDS encoding efflux RND transporter periplasmic adaptor subunit gives MRKATLFLGIIFLVFILAACTEEDESANQEEEDRIVSVETGEIEEGDLDIDRTISGRVEPNKTTPITVEQPGEIETLEVESGASVEEDDKIATISTPAGTQTINAPSDGELMQLQAGEGEMINPEEPFAIIADTSSWKLQFTATARILELINKDDTFTATINGDEFEATITQIDSMPDDTGLYPVVATIDDEQDQDILTGTVATLAIPETVVSDSLLVPTASIVEENNESYVYIVNDNQVERKKVTVNEMQSAKTAVEGELEPGDEIVTSGQLTLQDGDSVEVVKGE, from the coding sequence ATGAGAAAAGCAACACTATTTTTAGGAATAATTTTTTTGGTTTTTATACTCGCTGCATGTACGGAAGAAGATGAGAGTGCTAACCAAGAAGAAGAGGATCGCATTGTATCGGTAGAAACTGGCGAAATTGAAGAAGGGGATTTAGATATTGATCGTACCATTTCTGGACGAGTAGAACCCAATAAGACAACGCCAATTACAGTTGAACAACCAGGAGAAATTGAAACGCTAGAAGTGGAAAGTGGAGCTAGTGTAGAAGAAGATGATAAGATTGCAACTATTTCAACTCCAGCTGGTACACAAACGATTAATGCTCCTTCAGATGGGGAATTAATGCAACTTCAAGCTGGTGAAGGAGAAATGATAAATCCAGAAGAGCCGTTTGCCATAATAGCAGATACATCATCTTGGAAATTACAGTTTACTGCAACCGCAAGAATTTTAGAATTAATAAATAAAGATGATACTTTTACAGCTACGATCAATGGAGATGAATTTGAAGCGACAATCACACAAATTGATTCCATGCCAGATGATACGGGCCTATACCCAGTTGTAGCTACGATAGATGATGAACAAGATCAAGATATACTTACTGGAACAGTAGCGACATTAGCCATTCCAGAGACGGTGGTTTCTGATTCATTGCTTGTTCCTACAGCCTCAATAGTAGAAGAAAATAATGAATCGTATGTCTATATAGTAAACGATAATCAAGTAGAAAGAAAAAAAGTAACCGTAAATGAAATGCAATCCGCAAAAACAGCGGTTGAAGGTGAATTAGAGCCAGGAGATGAAATCGTTACATCTGGACAATTAACCTTACAGGATGGAGATTCTGTAGAAGTTGTGAAAGGAGAATAG
- a CDS encoding ABC transporter substrate-binding protein, whose protein sequence is MRKTLLLLMTAVALVLAACGDASSDSEIDTIVLADAGWDSIKVHNSIAQRIIEEGYDYNTDVTSGSTAATVQGLREGDINVYTEVWTDNIKELYEESIESGDIEKLSVNFDDNVQGLYVPSYVIEGDPERGIEPLAPDLETVEDLKNYPEVFQDPEDPSKGRLINAPSGWAVEQSINEKFETYGLGETFNNFGPGSDAAIVADLASAYEAGEGWVGYYWSPTAITAKYDLTLLKEDPYEEDQWNEDKSTEFPPNDVVVAVHKDFPEQAPEVTEFLKNYETSSALTEEALNYMEENGASPEEAAEWWMNEHEDVWTSWVPEDVATAVKESLQ, encoded by the coding sequence ATGAGAAAAACGCTTTTATTACTTATGACTGCTGTAGCATTAGTACTTGCTGCCTGTGGCGATGCTTCAAGCGATAGCGAAATCGATACTATCGTATTAGCAGATGCAGGTTGGGATAGTATTAAAGTGCATAACAGTATTGCACAACGAATTATCGAAGAAGGATATGATTACAATACCGATGTTACATCTGGTTCCACCGCTGCAACCGTACAAGGTTTACGTGAGGGAGATATCAATGTCTACACAGAAGTTTGGACAGATAACATTAAAGAATTATATGAAGAGTCTATTGAATCTGGCGATATCGAAAAGCTTTCCGTAAACTTTGATGATAATGTTCAAGGACTTTATGTACCGTCTTATGTTATCGAGGGTGATCCAGAAAGAGGAATTGAACCGCTTGCTCCCGACCTTGAAACAGTAGAAGATTTAAAAAATTATCCAGAAGTTTTTCAAGACCCGGAGGATCCTTCTAAAGGACGTCTAATAAATGCTCCGAGTGGTTGGGCTGTTGAACAATCAATTAATGAAAAATTCGAGACTTACGGTTTAGGAGAGACATTTAATAACTTTGGACCTGGTTCCGATGCTGCAATTGTAGCAGACTTAGCAAGTGCTTATGAAGCAGGAGAAGGTTGGGTTGGTTACTACTGGTCTCCAACGGCAATTACTGCAAAATATGACCTAACGTTATTAAAAGAAGATCCATATGAAGAAGATCAATGGAACGAAGACAAAAGTACAGAATTCCCTCCAAATGATGTAGTCGTAGCTGTTCATAAAGATTTTCCTGAACAAGCTCCCGAAGTAACGGAATTCTTGAAAAACTATGAGACAAGTAGTGCGCTAACAGAAGAAGCATTAAATTATATGGAAGAGAATGGTGCATCACCTGAGGAAGCAGCTGAATGGTGGATGAACGAACATGAAGATGTTTGGACGAGTTGGGTTCCTGAAGATGTAGCAACGGCAGTAAAAGAATCATTACAGTAA
- a CDS encoding ABC transporter permease, whose amino-acid sequence MGIFPDIEFEAGKYVDQAVSFIDSTFEAFFDFIFFIASRSINLITDALMFLPWWLFIIIIIALGWYFKSAFSGILYGAFIFIIGTFGLWEDMMITISIILTAVIICLLIGIPIGVAMSFSKLFSTIARPVLDAMQTMPSFVYLIPAIFFFGLGNVSAIFATLIYALPPVIRLTELAIRGVDKEIIESAHSFGSSKWQTLKKVQLPQATPTIMAGVNQTTMMALSMVVIASMVGASGLGEQVLVSINRIDIALGFEAGISIVFLAVIIDRITNGVAQKFQRQGDRA is encoded by the coding sequence ATGGGAATATTTCCAGATATAGAGTTTGAAGCTGGTAAGTATGTAGATCAAGCCGTTAGTTTTATTGATTCTACATTTGAAGCTTTTTTTGATTTTATTTTCTTTATTGCATCCCGTTCTATTAATCTAATTACAGATGCATTAATGTTTTTGCCTTGGTGGTTATTCATTATTATTATTATTGCATTAGGATGGTACTTTAAGTCGGCCTTTTCCGGTATTCTTTATGGTGCGTTTATCTTTATCATCGGAACATTTGGATTATGGGAAGATATGATGATTACCATCTCCATTATTCTCACAGCAGTAATTATATGTTTACTTATCGGCATTCCAATTGGTGTAGCAATGTCATTTAGTAAACTATTCTCGACTATTGCCCGCCCAGTACTTGATGCAATGCAGACAATGCCTAGTTTTGTCTACCTCATTCCAGCGATTTTCTTCTTTGGCTTAGGTAATGTTTCTGCTATTTTTGCAACGCTGATTTATGCTTTACCTCCTGTTATTCGTTTAACGGAGCTTGCTATTCGTGGAGTAGATAAGGAGATTATCGAATCTGCACATTCCTTTGGTTCATCAAAATGGCAAACATTAAAAAAAGTACAATTACCACAGGCAACACCTACAATTATGGCTGGTGTGAACCAAACAACTATGATGGCATTATCAATGGTCGTAATCGCTTCGATGGTTGGTGCATCTGGATTAGGTGAACAAGTACTTGTATCAATTAATCGCATAGATATCGCACTAGGATTCGAAGCTGGAATCAGTATCGTGTTCTTAGCGGTTATCATTGACCGTATTACTAACGGTGTTGCACAAAAATTCCAAAGACAGGGTGATAGAGCATGA
- a CDS encoding quaternary amine ABC transporter ATP-binding protein, whose protein sequence is MTTHIKVENVSKIFGPKPKSVIPMVKEGMSKADILKKTNHTVGVYNASFEIEKGEVFVIMGLSGSGKSTLIRCFNLLNKPTDGSIFIDGEDITKHNKDQLKKVRQEKVAMVFQHFGLFNHRTILANVEYGLEIRNFSKEERREIALKNIETVGLKGYEDKYPDELSGGMQQRVGLARALTNDPDILLMDEPFSALDPLIRREMQLELLDIQERLQKTIIFITHDVNEAFKIGDRVAVMKDGHVEQVGTPEDIIATPANEYISEFIKDIDRSKVFQASHIMTKPNALVSMKDGLNVAVREMKENGISSVFVVERGRHIKGIVTIDDAIKGIKEQQSLEDIIRTDISIVKEDEYINDLIPKALESMFPLAVVNEENKLIGYILRVHVLSGLTSDDVDESDEYHG, encoded by the coding sequence ATGACAACCCATATTAAAGTAGAAAATGTATCGAAAATATTTGGTCCAAAACCTAAATCCGTGATTCCAATGGTGAAAGAAGGAATGTCAAAGGCAGACATACTTAAAAAAACCAATCATACGGTCGGTGTATATAATGCTTCTTTTGAAATTGAAAAAGGAGAAGTCTTTGTTATTATGGGCCTTTCTGGTAGTGGAAAGTCGACATTAATCCGTTGTTTTAACCTTCTAAATAAACCAACGGATGGCTCGATTTTCATTGATGGTGAGGACATCACCAAACATAACAAAGATCAATTAAAGAAAGTGCGCCAAGAAAAAGTAGCGATGGTATTTCAGCATTTTGGATTATTTAATCATCGTACCATTTTAGCTAATGTCGAATATGGATTGGAAATACGTAACTTCTCTAAAGAAGAGCGCAGAGAAATTGCACTAAAAAACATTGAAACTGTTGGATTAAAAGGATACGAAGACAAATACCCGGATGAACTATCTGGTGGGATGCAACAACGAGTCGGACTAGCTCGAGCATTAACCAATGATCCTGATATTCTACTCATGGACGAGCCTTTCAGTGCACTTGATCCACTTATTCGCCGTGAAATGCAATTAGAGCTTCTTGATATTCAAGAACGTTTGCAAAAAACAATTATTTTCATTACACATGATGTGAATGAGGCATTTAAAATTGGGGATCGCGTAGCTGTGATGAAAGACGGACACGTGGAGCAGGTCGGCACTCCGGAAGATATTATCGCTACTCCTGCAAATGAGTATATTTCTGAATTTATCAAGGATATTGATCGCTCCAAAGTATTCCAAGCTTCACATATCATGACGAAGCCAAATGCACTTGTTTCTATGAAGGATGGCCTCAATGTAGCTGTTCGTGAAATGAAAGAGAATGGAATCTCCAGTGTATTTGTTGTTGAACGAGGTAGACATATTAAAGGAATTGTTACCATCGATGATGCAATTAAAGGAATTAAGGAGCAACAATCATTAGAAGATATTATTCGTACAGATATTTCGATTGTTAAGGAAGATGAATATATTAATGATTTAATTCCTAAAGCATTGGAATCGATGTTCCCGTTAGCAGTCGTCAATGAAGAGAATAAATTAATTGGTTATATTCTACGTGTTCACGTACTTTCTGGATTAACTTCTGATGATGTGGACGAGAGCGATGAATATCACGGATAG
- the fabZ gene encoding 3-hydroxyacyl-ACP dehydratase FabZ yields MMDVEQVKEIIPHRYPFLLVDKVVEIQEGEKVTALKNVSVNEPFFQGHFPEYPVMPGVLILEALAQTGAIAVLNIEENKGKIGFLAGVDKCRFKRQVKPGDQLNLQVEIIRMKGPIGKGKGIATVDGEVACEAEITFAIK; encoded by the coding sequence ATGATGGACGTGGAACAAGTTAAAGAAATCATTCCACACCGTTATCCATTTTTATTAGTGGATAAAGTGGTAGAAATACAAGAAGGCGAAAAAGTGACTGCATTAAAAAATGTATCGGTAAATGAACCATTTTTCCAGGGGCATTTTCCAGAGTATCCTGTGATGCCAGGTGTACTAATTTTGGAAGCTCTTGCGCAAACAGGAGCAATTGCTGTTTTAAATATAGAGGAGAATAAAGGGAAAATTGGCTTTCTTGCAGGTGTTGACAAATGCCGATTTAAACGTCAAGTAAAACCCGGAGACCAATTAAATTTACAAGTAGAAATTATAAGAATGAAGGGTCCAATCGGAAAAGGAAAAGGAATTGCGACTGTAGATGGTGAAGTAGCATGCGAGGCTGAAATTACCTTTGCTATCAAATAA
- a CDS encoding NADP-dependent oxidoreductase, with protein sequence MSEQNQQIKLTKRPEGTPTNEHFEIVDIPINNPNDGEVLIKTIYLSVDPYMRGRMSAGKSYVKPFEVDKPMNGTIVGEVVTSESESFSKGDLVRGMLPWQRYNVVSASYVEKIDPSVAPLTAYLSVLGLTGLTAYFGLLDIGQPKEGETVVVSAAAGAVGSSVGQIAKIKGAHVVGIAGTDEKIDYLENQLGFDKAVNYKDADFKQQLKEACPNGVDVYFDNVGGEVTDNVISLLNDFARIPLCGAISTYNLKPGEDHGPSILPKILKTRTTMKGFIVSDYQEQFPEAIKDLAKWVAEDKLSYEVTTVDGFENTPTAFLDLFEGKNKGKQLVKVSEISS encoded by the coding sequence ATGTCAGAACAAAATCAACAAATAAAATTAACTAAGCGTCCGGAAGGTACTCCTACAAATGAACATTTTGAAATTGTAGATATACCGATTAATAACCCAAATGATGGTGAAGTCCTTATAAAAACTATTTATCTTTCTGTTGACCCTTATATGCGAGGCCGAATGAGTGCTGGAAAATCATACGTGAAGCCATTTGAGGTTGATAAGCCAATGAATGGCACGATTGTTGGGGAAGTAGTAACTTCTGAATCAGAGTCATTTTCTAAAGGTGACCTCGTTCGCGGGATGTTACCATGGCAACGATATAATGTAGTTTCTGCATCATATGTTGAAAAAATCGATCCTTCAGTAGCACCATTAACAGCATATTTAAGTGTGCTAGGTCTAACCGGCCTCACTGCTTATTTTGGTTTGTTAGACATTGGTCAGCCTAAAGAGGGCGAGACGGTAGTAGTATCCGCAGCTGCTGGAGCAGTAGGTTCTTCAGTAGGACAAATCGCGAAAATTAAAGGTGCTCATGTAGTCGGAATTGCAGGTACAGATGAAAAAATAGATTATCTAGAAAATCAATTAGGATTCGATAAAGCAGTAAATTATAAAGATGCAGACTTTAAGCAACAACTAAAAGAAGCTTGTCCAAATGGCGTAGACGTCTATTTCGATAATGTAGGCGGAGAAGTAACAGACAATGTAATAAGCCTATTAAATGATTTTGCTCGTATACCATTATGTGGTGCGATATCCACGTACAACCTGAAACCAGGTGAGGATCATGGTCCAAGTATATTGCCAAAAATCCTTAAAACACGTACTACCATGAAAGGATTTATCGTAAGCGATTATCAAGAACAATTCCCAGAAGCAATCAAAGATCTAGCAAAATGGGTTGCTGAAGATAAATTATCATATGAAGTAACAACTGTTGATGGTTTTGAAAATACACCAACTGCATTTTTAGACTTATTCGAAGGAAAAAACAAAGGAAAACAGCTTGTAAAAGTAAGCGAAATTTCCTCTTAA
- a CDS encoding amidohydrolase, translating into MSVYRKVLEYEDQLIEWRREFHRFPELSFEEFHTSKRIVEILQTMNHIQIEKGLGTPTSVIATITTGEGPVVALRADMDALPIQEQTHTPYESQNPGVMHACGHDAHTAILLGAAKVISVLAQSKAWEGTIKLIFQPAEEAQDEHGLSGSPYLLQAGVYDQVEAAFALHMCPWKKTGQLLINDGFSMASVDEFEATIYATGGHGGYPEKSTDPIWMLSLVLPGLYGIISRRIAAAEKGVISVGEIQAGNATNIIPAKASIRGTIRSYTPTIRDQLERELHQVFQMVHSLGGEYRLNVSRGEPALYNDPYLNQIVRHSVRKIQTHIDLFEDNFGMGGEDFGYVSQKLPATMFFLGCALEEDYSRDLHTPVFDIDESSLVLGVTILVESALARLKQATI; encoded by the coding sequence GTGAGTGTATATCGAAAGGTACTTGAATATGAAGATCAATTGATCGAATGGAGGAGAGAGTTTCATCGGTTTCCAGAATTAAGTTTTGAAGAATTTCATACTTCTAAGCGAATAGTAGAAATCTTACAGACGATGAATCATATACAAATAGAAAAAGGGTTGGGAACACCTACGAGCGTAATCGCAACTATTACAACTGGAGAAGGGCCGGTTGTAGCATTAAGAGCAGATATGGATGCTTTGCCAATTCAAGAACAAACGCATACTCCTTATGAATCGCAGAATCCGGGAGTAATGCATGCGTGTGGGCATGATGCACATACAGCAATATTATTAGGAGCGGCAAAGGTTATATCCGTCCTCGCTCAATCAAAGGCCTGGGAGGGTACAATTAAACTCATTTTTCAACCTGCAGAAGAGGCACAGGATGAGCATGGCTTATCAGGATCTCCATATCTACTACAAGCAGGCGTATATGATCAAGTCGAAGCAGCATTTGCACTTCATATGTGTCCGTGGAAAAAAACAGGTCAGCTTCTCATCAATGATGGATTTAGCATGGCGAGCGTTGATGAATTTGAAGCAACTATTTATGCGACAGGCGGACACGGTGGTTACCCTGAAAAATCTACCGATCCCATCTGGATGTTATCACTTGTACTCCCAGGTCTATATGGAATCATTTCTCGTCGAATAGCTGCAGCAGAAAAGGGTGTTATTTCAGTAGGAGAAATTCAAGCAGGAAATGCGACCAATATTATACCTGCCAAGGCAAGTATTCGCGGGACGATTCGAAGTTATACTCCAACCATTCGAGATCAACTAGAAAGAGAGTTACATCAAGTGTTTCAAATGGTACATTCTTTAGGTGGAGAATATCGATTGAATGTTTCAAGAGGAGAGCCAGCTTTATATAATGACCCATACTTGAATCAGATTGTACGTCATTCAGTGAGGAAAATACAGACACACATAGATTTATTTGAAGATAATTTTGGAATGGGCGGAGAAGACTTTGGATATGTGTCACAGAAATTGCCAGCTACCATGTTTTTTCTAGGCTGTGCATTAGAGGAAGATTATTCCCGTGATTTGCATACGCCTGTCTTTGATATTGATGAGTCATCGCTCGTATTAGGAGTAACAATTTTAGTGGAAAGTGCATTAGCACGTCTAAAGCAGGCTACAATTTAA
- a CDS encoding cystathionine gamma-synthase family protein has protein sequence MTDKKKVNVGTEAVWAGEKEYLVHGATQVPVVLSVAYNYDDMDEWYDVAIGKKKGHIYGRNTNPTVQAFEDKVKQLEGAEAATSFSTGMAAISNTLSTFLLPGDRIVSIKDTYGGTNKIFTEFLPRQQVEVTLCETGDHEQIEKEVNKGCKILYLESPTNPTVKITDLKKMAEVGKRAGAIVIVDNTFGTPINQNPLALGADLVIHSATKFLGGHADALGGVVCGPEDYVEQIYHFREINGATMDPMAAYLTLRGMKTLHLRVREQSFNAMQLAKFLQQQDIVEEVFYPGLTTHPNHDIAKEQMKDFGGMLSFSVKGGVDTVRELLPKLQYAHRAANLGAVETTVGPARTTSHVECTPEERAAMGIPEGLIRVSCGIEYIDDILEDFAQAFAHIENSLEIS, from the coding sequence ATGACAGATAAGAAGAAAGTAAACGTAGGTACAGAAGCAGTTTGGGCGGGAGAAAAGGAATATCTTGTACATGGAGCAACGCAAGTACCTGTTGTCCTTAGTGTTGCCTACAATTATGACGATATGGATGAATGGTATGATGTAGCAATTGGAAAAAAGAAGGGGCATATTTATGGACGAAACACAAACCCAACAGTTCAAGCTTTTGAAGATAAAGTGAAGCAGTTAGAAGGAGCAGAGGCTGCTACTAGTTTTTCTACAGGAATGGCAGCAATAAGTAATACACTCTCTACGTTTTTATTACCAGGAGATCGCATTGTTTCGATTAAAGACACGTATGGTGGAACGAATAAAATATTTACTGAATTTCTTCCTCGTCAGCAAGTAGAAGTAACGTTATGTGAGACTGGAGATCATGAACAAATTGAAAAAGAAGTGAATAAAGGCTGTAAGATTCTATATTTAGAATCACCAACAAATCCTACTGTGAAAATTACCGATCTGAAGAAAATGGCGGAAGTAGGAAAACGAGCAGGAGCCATTGTGATCGTCGATAACACGTTCGGTACTCCAATAAATCAAAATCCATTAGCACTTGGAGCCGATTTGGTTATTCATAGTGCTACAAAATTTCTAGGTGGTCATGCAGATGCGTTAGGAGGAGTAGTTTGTGGCCCTGAAGATTATGTAGAGCAAATTTACCATTTTCGTGAAATAAATGGAGCAACAATGGATCCAATGGCTGCTTATTTAACATTACGTGGCATGAAGACATTGCATCTACGGGTAAGGGAACAATCATTTAATGCAATGCAATTAGCAAAGTTCCTACAGCAGCAAGATATTGTAGAAGAAGTGTTTTACCCAGGATTAACGACACATCCGAATCATGATATTGCAAAAGAACAAATGAAAGACTTTGGCGGTATGTTAAGTTTTTCAGTAAAAGGCGGCGTGGACACGGTAAGAGAATTGTTACCGAAGCTGCAGTATGCACATCGAGCAGCAAATCTAGGTGCAGTGGAAACAACAGTCGGCCCTGCACGTACAACAAGTCATGTCGAATGTACACCAGAGGAACGGGCAGCAATGGGAATTCCAGAAGGGCTTATTCGCGTGTCCTGTGGTATTGAATATATTGATGATATATTGGAAGACTTTGCTCAAGCATTTGCTCATATAGAAAATAGCTTAGAAATTTCTTAG